In the Engystomops pustulosus chromosome 2, aEngPut4.maternal, whole genome shotgun sequence genome, one interval contains:
- the LOC140117773 gene encoding uncharacterized protein, giving the protein MESLIMDVTLPEPPPITPDTKEKEKTKEVERKKASSKRCNMCYNKLSPNYKKTICKECIDGLMREERTSFMDEMKGFIKSEIQSSVSSSISALIPQLQPPCKRPRVVESLSESDSEGEQASTSNVELFEMEPPPSSSACKMESKYMFLSEDLDALLKAVRDTLKIEDVEESKSVQDELFGILKAKRRRVFPVNETLKQLILEEWREPENRISVSREFKNRLIFDEQDSRLWDNPPKVDIQVTKIAKKTDLPFEDAIQLKDPLDRKADSLLKKTWEASMLNLKANIATTSVARTMFFWLSELENHIRSGTPRDVILDTLPTLKSATAFIADASAEGVRFSAKEGALSNATRRTLWLRQWSGDFRSKSKLCGIPFQGEYVFGPDLDAILEKAADKRKGFPETKSFPKKQPFREPRERKFPYKGKGKQGRWSYSKGGKGRGFLLSSSNTSQPFRKQ; this is encoded by the exons ATGGAATCCCTGATTATGGATGTGACATTACCAGAACCCCCGCCTAtaactcct GATACTAAGGAGAAGGAGAAAACTAAAGAGGTGGAAAGGAAAAAAGCGTCTTCAAAGAGATGCAATATGTGTTATAATAAACTGTCTCCTAATTATAAAAAGACAATCTGCAAGGAATGTATTGATGGGTTGATGCGAGAGGAAAGAACGTCATttatggatgaaatgaagggattCATTAAGAGTGAGATTCAGTCATCAGTGTCTTCATCCATTTCTGCATTGATTCCGCAGTTACAACCACCTTGCAAAAGACCCAGAGTGGTAGAATCCCTTTCAGAATCAGATTCTGAGGGCGAACAGGCATCCACATCAAATGTAGAATTATTTGAAATGGAACCACCTCCCTCTTCCTCGGCATGTAAAATGGAATCAAAATATATGTTTCTGTCTGAAGATTTAGATGCACTACTAAAAGCCGTACGAGATACGCTTAAGATCGAGGATGTTGAAGAATCCAAATCAGTTCAGGATGAACTCTTTGGTATTCTAAAAGCAAAAAGAAGGAGAGTATTTCCAGTAAATGAAACCCTAAAACAGTTAATCTTAGAGGAGTGGAGAGAGCCAGAAAACAGGATTTCAGTATCCCGAGAGTTTAAGAACCGTTTAATATTTGATGAGCAGGATTCTCGCCTATGGGATAACCCCCCGAAGGTAGATATTCAGGTaaccaaaattgcaaaaaagacgGATCTTCCGTTTGAAGATGCGATACAATTGAAGGATCCATTAGATAGGAAGGCAGACAGTTTGTTGAAGAAAACCTGGGAGGCTAGTATGTTAAACCTTAAAGCCAATATAGCAACAACATCGGTGGCTCGTACAATGTTCTTCTGGTTGTCGGAGTTGGAAAACCATATTAGAAGTGGAACCCCGAGGGATGTCATCCTGGATACATTGCCAACTTTGAAATCTGCAACGGCGTTTATAGCGGACGCATCAGCAGAAGGAGTGAGGTTTAGCGCAAAGGAAGGCGCCCTCTCAAATGCTACCAGACGTACACTATGGTTGAGACAATGGAGTGGGGATTTCCGTTCCAAATCCAAATTGTGTGGTATTCCGTTTCAGGGAGAATATGTGTTCGGACCAGATCTAGATGCTATTCTAGAGAAGGCTGCAGACAAGAGAAAAGGGTTTCCAGAAACAAAGTCTTTTCCAAAGAAACAACCCTTTCGTGAGCCAAGAGAAAGGAAATTTCCTTATAAAGGAAAAGGCAAGCAAGGGAGATGGAGCTATTCcaaaggaggaaaaggaagaggttTTCTCCTCAGCTCTAGCAACACATCTCAGCCGTTCAgaaagcaatga